One window of Balnearium lithotrophicum genomic DNA carries:
- the leuB gene encoding 3-isopropylmalate dehydrogenase, with product MEKREFTIAVLPGDGIGPEIVKQAVKVMDAVSEKFGIKLNYKYALIGGAAIDEFGVPFPDETKEVILSSDAVLLGAVGGPKWDNLPFEIRPERALLGMRKLLNAFANLRPAKLYDELLDSSTLKPEVVKGVDIMVVRELTSGIYFGIPRGIFVDGDERVGINTLRYYEHEVERIARVAFEVARKRNKRVTSVDKANVLEATVLWREVVEKVHEEYQDVELNHMYVDNAAMQIIRWPKQFDVIVTTNIFGDILSDACAMLTGSLGMLPSASIGGKIGLYEPIHGSAPDIAGQNIANPIATINSAGMMFTYSFNMPEVEEAIDKAVRSVLAKGYRTKDIYSEGCKLVSTEEMGDLIAEEIRIG from the coding sequence TTGGAAAAGAGAGAGTTTACAATAGCAGTGCTTCCGGGAGATGGGATTGGACCGGAAATAGTTAAACAGGCCGTAAAGGTTATGGATGCCGTTTCAGAGAAATTTGGAATAAAGCTTAACTATAAGTATGCTTTGATTGGTGGAGCAGCTATAGATGAGTTTGGAGTTCCTTTTCCCGATGAAACTAAGGAAGTAATACTTTCTTCAGATGCTGTTCTCTTAGGAGCGGTTGGGGGACCAAAGTGGGACAACCTTCCCTTTGAAATAAGGCCTGAGAGAGCTCTCCTTGGAATGAGAAAACTCTTAAATGCCTTTGCAAATCTAAGGCCGGCAAAACTCTACGATGAACTTTTGGACTCTTCAACGTTAAAGCCCGAAGTGGTAAAGGGCGTTGACATTATGGTTGTTAGGGAACTTACAAGTGGAATCTACTTTGGAATTCCAAGGGGAATTTTTGTTGATGGTGATGAGAGGGTAGGAATAAACACACTAAGGTACTACGAGCATGAAGTGGAGAGAATTGCAAGGGTTGCTTTTGAGGTAGCCCGAAAGAGGAATAAAAGGGTCACAAGTGTGGATAAGGCGAACGTACTTGAGGCAACCGTTCTCTGGAGAGAGGTTGTTGAAAAAGTCCATGAGGAATACCAGGATGTTGAACTTAACCACATGTACGTTGATAATGCAGCTATGCAGATAATCAGATGGCCTAAACAGTTTGATGTTATTGTAACTACAAACATTTTTGGTGATATCCTCTCTGATGCCTGTGCTATGCTTACCGGTTCCCTTGGAATGCTTCCTTCTGCTTCAATAGGCGGAAAGATAGGCCTCTATGAGCCAATCCACGGTTCAGCTCCAGACATTGCAGGCCAGAATATTGCCAACCCAATAGCTACAATTAACTCTGCAGGGATGATGTTTACGTATTCTTTTAACATGCCTGAGGTCGAAGAGGCCATAGATAAAGCCGTCAGGAGCGTTTTAGCAAAGGGATACAGGACTAAGGATATTTACTCGGAAGGGTGTAAGTTGGTTTCAACTGAGGAAATGGGAGATTTGATTGCTGAAGAAATTAGAATCGGATAG